The following proteins are co-located in the Methylomonas sp. 11b genome:
- a CDS encoding MlaA family lipoprotein has protein sequence MLDGKKSWVILGLLTVLSGCATTRGVDPKDPWEGWNRGVQSFNDGVDDYVMKPVAKGYDWVMPDFADQAVTNFFSNVDDIGVCTNDVLQGKLLQSGQDGARFLVNSTIGVAGLIDVGTMIDLPKHNEDFDQTLGYWGIPTGPYLVLPFFGPSSPRGVFGLVGDAAMNPFTYAGIYINPNWIGAAVSIGPGALKVIDARSDLLGMEKVATEAALDRYEFFKNAYLSRRNYLIHDGKVPDEDVLKFDEMQGGGRGPLDPNPY, from the coding sequence ATGCTAGACGGGAAAAAAAGTTGGGTTATCTTAGGGTTACTGACTGTATTAAGCGGCTGTGCCACAACCCGCGGTGTTGATCCTAAAGATCCATGGGAGGGCTGGAATAGAGGAGTGCAATCGTTTAATGACGGTGTGGACGATTATGTCATGAAACCGGTTGCGAAAGGCTACGATTGGGTTATGCCTGATTTTGCGGACCAAGCCGTTACTAATTTTTTCAGCAATGTCGATGACATAGGTGTTTGTACCAACGATGTTTTACAGGGAAAACTACTGCAATCGGGTCAGGACGGTGCGCGTTTCTTGGTGAACAGCACAATCGGTGTTGCCGGTCTTATAGATGTTGGGACGATGATCGATTTGCCGAAGCATAATGAAGACTTTGATCAAACCTTAGGCTATTGGGGAATACCTACCGGTCCTTACTTGGTGCTACCGTTTTTCGGACCTAGTTCGCCGCGTGGTGTGTTCGGATTGGTTGGCGATGCCGCGATGAATCCGTTTACTTATGCCGGTATCTATATAAATCCAAATTGGATTGGCGCGGCTGTTTCAATTGGACCTGGCGCATTGAAAGTCATCGATGCACGTTCAGATTTATTGGGCATGGAAAAAGTTGCCACCGAAGCAGCACTGGATCGTTACGAGTTTTTCAAAAACGCCTATCTTTCCAGACGTAATTATCTAATTCATGATGGTAAGGTTCCGGACGAAGATGTCTTGAAATTCGATGAAATGCAGGGCGGCGGGCGAGGGCCGCTTGATCCGAATCCGTATTGA
- the rnt gene encoding ribonuclease T: MEINLNPLGNRFRGYLPVIVDIETAGFNSKKNPLLEIAAVIVEPDTDGWLHITEKHHCNIIPFKNSELDDAALKFTGIDPYHPFRMAIEEKDALTKLFTPIKAAVKRNECKRAILVGHNPAFDINFLNAAIERTNYKRSPFHPFSSFDTATLGGLMYGQTVLAKIAQAAGIIWDNEKAHSALYDAEQTAELFCLIINRWKKLSEYEAT, translated from the coding sequence ATGGAAATAAACCTAAATCCGTTAGGCAACCGTTTCAGAGGTTACCTTCCTGTTATTGTCGATATAGAGACCGCTGGCTTTAATTCGAAAAAAAACCCACTATTGGAAATCGCCGCCGTGATAGTCGAACCAGACACCGATGGTTGGTTACATATCACCGAAAAACATCATTGCAATATTATTCCTTTCAAAAATTCCGAGTTGGATGATGCTGCACTCAAATTTACCGGCATCGACCCATATCATCCTTTCCGCATGGCTATAGAAGAGAAGGATGCACTTACCAAGCTGTTTACCCCTATCAAAGCCGCTGTAAAACGTAACGAATGCAAGCGGGCCATTTTGGTTGGTCACAACCCGGCTTTCGATATCAATTTTTTGAACGCCGCGATTGAACGTACCAACTACAAACGAAGCCCGTTTCATCCATTCAGTAGCTTCGACACAGCCACACTAGGTGGACTAATGTACGGCCAAACAGTCTTAGCAAAAATTGCTCAAGCCGCCGGAATTATCTGGGATAACGAGAAAGCACATTCAGCGCTTTACGACGCCGAACAAACTGCCGAGTTGTTTTGCCTGATTATCAACCGGTGGAAAAAATTAAGCGAGTATGAAGCGACATAA
- the grxD gene encoding Grx4 family monothiol glutaredoxin gives MSAIDRIQAQLASHPVVLYMKGTPDFPQCGFSSRVVQALEACNADYAHINIFEDPEVREALKEYSHWPTYPQLYINGELVGGCDIVLDLFNKGELNNMLTNVASKL, from the coding sequence ATGAGTGCAATAGACCGAATCCAAGCTCAATTAGCCAGTCATCCCGTCGTCTTGTACATGAAAGGCACCCCTGATTTCCCCCAATGCGGCTTTTCCAGTCGGGTGGTGCAGGCGTTGGAAGCCTGCAATGCCGATTATGCTCATATCAATATCTTCGAAGACCCTGAAGTCCGTGAGGCCCTGAAAGAATACTCGCACTGGCCTACCTATCCCCAACTCTACATCAACGGCGAATTAGTCGGTGGTTGCGATATCGTCCTCGATCTATTCAATAAAGGCGAATTGAATAATATGCTAACTAACGTGGCCTCTAAACTTTAA